The Streptomyces sp. V4I8 genome includes the window TGCGCCACGAGGTCGGCGTCGTCGAGCACGCCGACGGCCAGAGCTACGCGATCGCCGTCCTGACCGAGTCCCGCGTGGCCGCCGGCCGGCAACCGGGCGCCGACGCCCTCATGGGCCAGGTCGCCCGGCGCCTGCGCGACGAACTCCGTTCGCGATGGATCTAGCGCTCCGGCCGGCCGTTTCAGCGGGCCGTGACCGCCAGCTTCGCCCCCAGCGCCACGAACGACCCGGCGAAGCCCCGCCGCAGCCAGCTCATCACCCGGGGCCGTGAGGTGACACGGCTGCGAACGGAGGCCGCGAGGATGCCGTACGCCGCGAAGACCACGAACGTCGCCAGCATGAACACCCCGCTGAGCGCCAGCATGCGCGGCAGGGCGTTCGCCTCGCCAGGGTTCACGAACTGGGGCAGGAACGCGAAGAAGAAGATCGTCAGCTTCGGGTTGAGGAGGTTGATCAGGACGCCCCGCATGATCACGCGCCCGGCCGAGAGGGGCGCTGCCGCACCCTCGTCCACCGCGAGGGCCTCCTTGTCCTTGAGCGTGGCCCACGCCATGTACAGCAGGTAGGCGACACCGGCGTACTTGAGGATCTGGAACGCCGTCGCGCTCGCGTGCAGTACGGCGGCGACTCCGGTGACGGTGGCCAGCATGTGCGGCACGATCCCGAGCGTGCAGCCGACGGCCGCCACGACACTCGCGCGCCGGCCGCGGGAGAGTCCGGCGGCGAGGGTGTAGACGACGCCGGTGCCAGGAGTGGCGACCACGACGAGGGTGGTGAGGAGGAAGGCGATACTCATGCGCCCCAGCCTGGGCGGGCGGCGGCCCCGGATACAGGGCCAAAGCGACGCCTCCATCCGGGGCCAATGCCTGCGTCCGGGACCAACGACCAGCGAGCCCTCTGGTCAGGCGGGCGCGGGCAACGCGTCCCGCTCGGACTCGGCCAGCAGCACGCAGAACTCGTTGCCTTCCGGATCGGCGAGGACGGCCCAGCCCCGACCGTCGGACGTACGGCGATCAGCGACCAGCGAGGCGCCCAGCCCCAGCAGCCGCTGGACCTCCTCGTCCCGCGTGGTGTCGGGGCGCAGGCACAGATGGAGCCTGTTCTTGGTCGACTTGGGCTCCGGGACCTGGTTGAAGTACAGGGCCGGTCCACCGGGCAGCGTGACCGCGGTCTCCTCGTCACCGGGCCCGTCCTCGGGATCGACGGGGTGCCCGGTCACCTCCGCCCAGAACCGCGCCAGTTGGTAGGCGTTCGCACAGTCGATCGCGATGTTCGTCACGGTTGAGGCCATGCGCGCGATCATTTCCCGACGATGCATGGCCCGCCACCAAAATACGGCCGCCCGGCACCCGGACGGCAAAAGGCTGACGGGAGACGCAAGCAGCGTCTCCCGTCAGCCTCAGCTCACTGGCAGGCCCTTGATCAGGAGCCGATCAGCCGGCTGGCCAGGTACCCCTCGATCTGGTCCAGCGACACCCGCTCCTGCTTCATCGAGTCCCGCTCACGCACGGTGACCGCGTTGTCGTCCAGGGTGTCGAAGTCGACCGTCACGCAGAACGGCGTGCCGATCTCGTCCTGGCGACGGTAGCGGCGGCCGATCGCGCCCGCGTCGTCGAACTCGATGTTCCAGTTCTGGCGGAGCGCCTGGGCGAGGCCCTTGGCCTTCGGGGAGAGCTCCGCGTTGCGGGAGAGCGGGAGCACCGCGACCTTCACCGGGGCGAGGCGGTGATCCAGGCGCAGCACCGTGCGCTTCTCCATCTTGCCCTTGGCGTTGGGCGCCTCGTCCTCGACGTAGGCGTCGAGGAGGAACGCCAGCATCGCGCGGCCGACACCGGCCGCGGGCTCGATGACGTACGGCGTCCAGCGGTCGCCGGCCTCCTGGTCGAAGTAGGAGAGGTCCTGGCCGGAGGCCTTGGAGTGCGCGCCGAGGTCGTAGTCGGTGCGGTTGGCGACGCCCTCCAGCTCGCCCCACTCGTTGCCGCCGAACTGAAAGCGGTACTCGATGTCAGCGGTGCGCTTGGAGTAGTGGGAGAGCTTCTCCTTCGGGTGCTCGTACCACCGCATGTTCTCCTCGCGCAGGCCCAGGCCGGTGTACCAGTTCCAGCGCTGCTCCATCCAGTACTCCTGCCACTTCTCGTCCTCGCCCGGCTTGACGAAGAACTCCATCTCCATCTGCTCGAACTCGCGGGTGCGGAAGATGAAGTTGCCGGGCGTGATCTCGTTGCGGAAGGACTTGCCCATCTGCGCGATGCCGAACGGCGGCTTGCGGCGCGAAGTGGTCTGCACCTGGGCGAAGTTGGTGAAGATGCCCTGGGCGGTCTCCGGGCGCAGGTAGGCGATCGAGCCGCTGTCCTGCGTCGGGCCGAGGTGGGTGGAGAGAAGACCCGAGAACTGCTTGGGCTCGGTGAACTGGCCCTTGTTGCCGCAGTTCGGGCAGTTCACGTCCGCGAGGCCGTTCTCGGGGAGGTGGCCCTTCTTGGCCTCGTAGGCCTCTTCCAAGTGGTCGGCGCGGAACCGCTTGTGGCAGGAGGTGCACTCGGTCAGCGGGTCCGTGAAGGTGGCGACGTGACCGGAGGCGACCCAGACCTCGGGGGCCAGGATCACGGACGAGTCGATACCGACGACGTCCTCGCGCGACGTCACCATGTAGCGCCACCACTGGCGCTTCAGGTTCTCCTTGAGCTCGACACCCAGCGGTCCGTAGTCCCAGGCGGCCCGCTGGCCGCCGTAGATCTCACTGCAGGGGAATACGAAGCCACGGCGCTTGCTCAGGCTGACGATGGTGTCGATCTTGTCGGCGGCCACGGTGCTCTCTTCATTACGACGACGGGCGACGAAGCGAGGCGCTTCACAGCGAATGCTTCAGGGTACCGGCGGGGGATCCCCCTCAACCAAATCGGTTGCCCTCTGTGGACCGCTCATCACGCTTGTTGACAATCGTTTCCAATTTTGCTGAAAATGACTGTCATGAACGTACGACGACACCACATATCCGGGCTCGCCCTGGCGGCCGTCACCGCTCTCGGTGCCGGCACCCTCTCCGCCTGCTCCTCGGACAGCGCGGCCGCGGGCAACACGGACAAGTTCGACGTCGTTGCGTCGTTCTACCCCATGGCCTTCCTCGCCGAGCAGATAGGCGGCGGCCATGTGAACGTCTCCAGTCTGACCGAACCCGGCCAGGAGCCGCACGACCTGGAGATCAGCGCCCAGAAGCGGGCGCAGCTGGAGGACTCCGACGCCGCCCTCTATCTCAAGGGTCTCCAGCCGTCCGTCGACGAGACCGTCGAGCAGTCGGGCCTCAAGACGAAGATCGACGCCGCCACCCTCACCAAGCTGGAGGACCACGGCGACGTCGAGCACGAGCACGAGGGCGAGGAAGCCAACTCCGAGGAGGAGGGGCACGCCCTCGACCCGCACGTCTGGCTCGACCCGGTGAAGTACGCCGAGATCGCCAAGGGCGTCGGCGCGGCCTTCGAGAAGGCGGACCCGGACCACGCGGCCGACTACAAGAAGAACACGGACGCGCTGGTCAAGAAGCTCGACGGCCTGAACACGCAGTTCGCGGACGGGCTGAAGAACACCCGGAGCAAGGTCTTCTTCACCAACCACGCCGCCTTCGGCTACCTCGCCGAGCGCTACGGCCTGACCCAGGAGGCCATCTCCGGCGTCGACCCGGACAGCGAGCCCAGCCCGGCCCGGATCAAGGAGCTCCAGCAGGAGGCCAAGGCCGACGGCGTCACCACCGTCTTCTACGAGACACTGGTCTCCGACAAGACCGCGAAGACCCTCGCCGACGACGCGGGCCTCAAGACGGACGTCCTCGACCCCCTCGAGGGCATCACCGACAAGTCCAAGGGCGACGACTACTTCGAGGTCATGGAGTCCAACCTCGCGGCCCTGAAGACGGCCCTGGGAGCCAAGTGAGCCACACCCTACGGAGGACGGCATGACCGAGCCCGTCAAGCCCGTCGAGCCCGTCATCTCCCTGCGCGGCGTACGCGCCGAGCTGGGTTCGCGCCCCGTCCTGCGCGGCATCGACCTCACCGTGGACCGCGGTGAGGTCGTCGCGCTGCTCGGCGCCAACGGCTCGGGCAAGTCGACCGCCGTGCGCAGCGTCATCGGCCAGGTGCCGGTCAGCGCGGGCGAGATCGAGCTGTTCGGCACCCCGCGGGCCCGGTTCCGCGACTGGGCGCGGCTGGGCTACGTCCCGCAGCGCACGACGGCCGCGGGCGGGGTGCCCGCCACGGTGGGCGAGGTCGTCTCCTCGGGCCGCCTGTCCCGCACCCGCTTCGGCGTCTTCCGCAAGGCCGACCACGCGGCCGTACGACGCGCCCTGGACCTGGTCGGCATGGCGGACCGGGTGAAGGACTCGGTCAACGCCCTTTCCGGCGGCCAGCACCAGCGCGTGCTGATCGCCCGCGCGCTCGCGTCCGAACCCGAGCTGCTGATCATGGACGAGCCGATGGCGGGCGTGGACCTGGCCAGCCAGGAGGTGCTCGCGCAGACGCTCAGGGCGCAAGTCGCGGCCGGTTCGACGGTCCTGCTCGTGCTCCACGAACTCGGCCCGCTGGAGCCCCTGATCGACCGGGCGGTCGTCCTGCGCGACGGCTGTGTGACGCACGACGGCCCGCCCCCGAAGGCCGTCGGCCAGCACGCGCTGCCCGGCCACGACCACGTACACCCGCACGCGGCTCACGACGCCGAACCGATCCGGACGGGACTGCTGAGCTGATGGACCTCCTGAACTACGACTTCATGCAGCGGGCGCTGCTCGCCGCGGTCCTGGTCGGCATCACGGCACCCGCCGTGGGCATCTACCTGGTCCAGCGCCGCCAGGCCCTGATGGGCGACGGCATCGGCCACGTCGCGATGACGGGCGTGGGCCTGGGCTTCCTGCTCTCCTGGTCCCCGGTGTGGATGGCGACAATCGTCTCGGTCCTCGGCGCGGTCCTGATGGAGCTGATCCGCTGGTACGGCCGCACCCGCGGCGACATCGCCCTCGCGATGCTCTTCTACGGCGGTATGGCCGGCGGCGTGATGTTCATCAACCTCGCTCCGAACGGCTCCAACGCCAACCTGACCTCGTACCTCTTCGGCTCCCTGGCGACGGTGAGCGAGTCGGACGTGACGGCGATCATCCTGCTGGCGGCCTTCGTGGTGCTGGTCACCCTCGGCCTGCGTCGCCAGCTGTTCGCGGTGAGCCAGGACGAGGAGTTCGCCCGGGTCACGGGCCTCCCGGTCCGCGCCCTGAACCTGCTGACGGCGATCACCGCGGCGGTGACGGTGACGGTCGCGATGCGCGTGGTCGGTCTCCTCCTGGTCAGCGCGCTGATGGTGGTGCCGGTGGCGGCGGCCCAGCAGCTCACCCGGAGCTTCGCGGCGACGTTCGCGATCGCCGTCGCGATCGGCATCACGGTGACGATCGGCGGCACGGTCACGTCGTACTACCAGGACGTCCCCCCCGGCGCGACCATCGTCCTGCTGACCATCGGCGCGTTCATCGCGCTGACCGCGCTCGCGACCCCGCTGGCCCGTCGCAGGGCCCGCGCCCTGGCCGCCGCGCAACCCTCCGGTGACCCGGCGGAGTGTGCGATTCCGGCCAGCCGTGAGGGCTCGGGCAAGGTCGGCGTCTGACCGCTGACAGTCCGGGCTGGCACAATGGCCCGGCAAGTGCAGACGTGAGGAGGCAACCGGTGACAGTCGCTGGACCGCCCGTAAAGGGCCGCGCGACTCGACAGCGGGCCGCCGTGGCGGCGGCCCTTGACGAGGTCGACGAGTTCCGCAGCGCGCAGGAACTCCACGACATGCTCAAGCACAAGGGCGACTCGGTCGGGCTCACCACGGTCTACCGCACCCTGCAGTCCCTCGCCGACGCCGGCGAGGTCGACGTCCTGCGCACCGCCGACGGCGAGTCCGTCTACCGCCGCTGCTCGACCGGCGAACACCACCACCACCTCGTCTGCCGCGTCTGCGGCAAGGCGGTCGAGGTCGAGGGCCCCGCGGTGGAGAAGTGGGCGGACGCGATCGCCGCGGAACACGGCTTCGTGAACGTGGCGCATACGGTGGAGATCTTCGGCACGTGTGAGGAGTGCTCCGCGGCCTGAGCGGTTCTTCGCCCCCGCCGCCCCTACCCGTCCCATCCTTCTGGGGCTCCGCCCCAGACCCCGCTCCTCAAACGCCGGAGGGGCTGGATCTTTCAGCCCGTCCGGCGTTTGAGGACGAGGCCCCTTCAGGGCCGAAGCGGGGGTCTGGGGGCGGCAGCCCCCAGGGACGGGACGGGTAGGGGCGGCGGGGGCGAATTCATTGGTGGGGGTTACACGCGGGGCAGGTGGTGGCCCAGCAGCGCGCGCAGACGGTCCACGTCGGCCGGATCCGCGGCGCCCCGCTTGGGCAGGACCTCCACGAGCAGGACGTTCGGGTCCCGGCTGAGAAGGACCAGGTGGTCGCGGGTCTCCCGGTACCCCCGGAACACCGACCAGCGCTGGGTCAGCGTCACATGATCGGTGACGGTCGTGACCCCCGTGTCACTGACGGTCGTGCGGTACCCGCCCTGCCAGGAGACCGTGCGCAGCCCGTGATGGGCCTGCAGATGCGGGATCCCCCAGATCATGGCGGCGCACAGCAAGGTGAGTACCGCCGAGAACGGCCAGCCCGACATCGCCTGCGAGACGGTGAGCAACACGAACAGTGCGACCAGAGCCCAGCGCAGCAGGTTCAGTCGACGTATGCGCTCCCGCACGAGGACGGCCTTGAGAAAGTCTTCACGCGCAGGCTGGTACGCCAGCTCGACGGCGTCCGCGCCCGAAATGATGTCCCGCCCCTGGTGATCCATGGGCGGAACCCTAGCGCCCCGCCCACACCACCGGCCCTCAGTCCTGCTTGCCCTCCATGGCCAGCAGCTCCTCGTTCGGGATGGCCCCGCCGAACCGCCGGTCACGCGAGGCGAACTCGACGCACGCACGCCACAGGTCACGCCGGTCGAAGTCCGGCCACAGCACGTCCTGGAAGACCATCTCGGCGTAAGCGCTCTGCCAGAGAAGGTAGTTGGAGGTGCGCTGCTCACCGCTGGGGCGCAGGAACAGGTCCACGTCCGGCATGTCCGGGTAGTACAGGTACTTGGCGAAGGTCTTCTCGTTGACCTTGGACGGGTCCAGCCGCCCCGCCTTCACGTCCTCCGCGAGGGCCTGCGCCGCGTCCGCGATCTCGGCCCGCCCGCCGTAGTTCATGCAGAAGTACAGCGTCAGCTTGTCGTTGTCCTTGGTCTGCTCCTGGGCGACCTGGAGCTCCTTGGCGACCGACTTCCACAGCTTGGGCATCCGGCCGACCCACCGCACCCGGATCCCCAGCTCGTCGAGCTGGTCGCGGGTCTTGCGGATGAAGTCGCGGTTGAAGTTCATCAGGAAGCGCACCTCGTCCGGCGACCGCTTCCAGTTCTCGGTGGAGAAGGCGTACAGCGAGATCGCCCCGACGCCCATCTCGACCGCGCCCTGGAGGACGTCCAGCACCCGCTCGGCACCGACCTTGTGCCCTTCGGTACGCGGCAGCCCCCGCTCCTTCGCCCAGCGACCGTTCCCGTCCATGACGATCGCCACATGCTTCGGGATCAGCTCGCCGGGGAGCTTCGGCGCGCGGGCACCGGACGGATGCGGCTCCGGCGCCCGGTACTCGCGGCGCTGACGCCCCAGGAACCCGCGTACGACCATGTGCTTCTCGTCTCCCTTACTTTTCCACGTACCGAAGCGAACGCAGCCCGCGCTCCAGATGCCAGTGCAGATAGGCGGACACCAGCCCGCTGCCCTCCCGGACGTGCCGCGCCTCGCAGGCGTCGGCCGTCTCCCAGTCTCCCGTAAGCAGCGCGCCGAGCAGTTCGAGGGTCTGCGGCGACGGTACGACGCTACCGGGCACCCGGCAGTCGACACAGACCGAGCCCCCGGAGGCCACCGAGAAGAAGCGGTTCGGTCCGGGCATGCCGCACTTCGCACAGTCGCCGAAGCTGGGGGCGTAGCCGTTGACGGCGAGGGAGCGGAGCAGGAAGGCGTCGAGAACGAGGTGCGGGGCGTGCTCACCGCGGGAGAGGGTCCGCAGGGCCCCCACGAGCAGCAGGTACTGCTGCACAGCGGGCTCACCCTCGTGATCGGTGAACCGCTCGGCGGTCTCCAGCATGGCCGTCCCGGCCGTGTAGCGGGCGTAGTCGGTGACGATCCCGCCGCCGTACGGAGCGATGGTCTCGCTCTGCGTGCACAGCGGCAGCCCGCGCCCGATCAGCTCGCTGCCCCGCGCGAAGAACTGCACGTCGACGTGGGAGAAGGGTTCGAGCCGCGCCCCGAACTTCGACTTGGTCCGCCGCACCCCCCGGGCCACCGCCCGCACCCGCCCGTGCCCCCGCGTGAGCAGCGTGATGATGCGGTCCGCCTCGCCCAGCTTCTGGGTGCGCAGGACGATGCCGTCATCCCGGAAGAGACTCATCGCGCACCCTCGCCCAGCCTCTGGGTGTGCAGCACGATGCCGTCGGCGCGGAACAGACTCATGGGTTCATTCTCGCGTACGCCCGGAGTCACCGGGTGCGGTCCGGGTGGCTGATGGTGTTCCACGGCGCGAGATTCCAAGGGCTGGAACGATTCTCCGGGTCCAGCAGCGCACGCAGATGCGCGTCGGCGGTCGTCTGCGAGGCCGGGAAACCGGCGTCCGCCGTGCCCCGCAGGCCGTCCCGCCACACCTGCCGGCCGAGCAGATAGTGGGCCGCGTACTCCTGCCAGGAGCCGTACGTCCCCACCACCGCCGGCACGATGTTCTTCAGCGCGGTCCAGGCGTCGGACTCGTCGATCAGCCCGCACGCGAAGCCCCGGCGGGCGATGTCGACGTACAGCGCGGCGTCCCAGGCCAGCGGCGAGACGCCGGTGACGCGGTATGCCCGGGCCCGGTACCCGCTGCGGGACAGCGCGTCGAGCCGGCCGACCAGCTGCTCACGCGACGTGATCTCCCACTGCTCGGCCAGCCAGCGCCGGGCCCCGTCGTCGTCGATCCGCGCGAACGGATACAGCGTGGTCCGCGAGGCGCCCCGGTCCCTGCTCACCGGCGCGCTCAGCGACACCATCCACAGCTGGTGCGTGGTGAGCGGCACGGGGTAGCGGCGGGACGCCTTCGGCCCTCTCCGTCTCCATCTCCACAAACCCATGCCGCCGCACCCTACGGGCCCGCCCCTAGGTCAAGGAACCTCACCCCGGCTTCGCGCGTTCGCGTACGCGGTCGCCGCACGGAGCCGCTCGGCGGGGCTGGCCGTCCGTACGATCCCGGGCTCGGCGTCCCATTCCTTGCCGCCTCCGTACGGTCTGAGTTGGACGTACGGCCCCTCGTGCCCCATGACGATGCCGATTCTTCCGTTGCGTGTGTCGACGACGTACGACCCGATCGGTGGCTTCATCGCAGTACCGCCGCGAGGCGCTGCGCGGTCTCGACGGAACACCGGCCCAATTCGACGAGCGGGCAAGGGGCTTCACGCGCAAGACTCGCCGGGTCGATCCGGAGTGTCGGGAGCGTAATTCCTGCCTTCTGCAGCACCGCCCGCAATTCCTTCACTGCTTCCTCCGCTTCTTCGACGCAGTGCGCCGAGTGTCGTGCCGTCACGGTCACTCCCCCTCTATTTGGGTTTCACTCATTCCATCTCCATCCTGACCTGCGGCGCCTACACTCGGCAGGAGTCTGTGCCCTACAAGTGCGGGGAAGTGCAAGGGGGTTGGCCATGGCCAATGGTTCGAGGCTGGCGGCCTGGGAGTTCTTCGGTGCGGAGTTGAAACGGCGAAGGGAGGACGCCGGGCTCACCCAGGTGGAGTTAGGGGCTCGGGTATTTGTCTCCGGCGGATACATCGGCCAATTCGAACAGGCCATTCGGAAGCCTCAGCTTGATGTCGCGCAGCGGATTGACGAGGCCCTGCAAACCGACGGTATTTTCGAGCGGATGTGGCGCCAGCTCATCAAGGATCAGCGGTACGCGGATTACTTCGCGAAGGCGGCGGAGTTGGAGCGGCTCACGACAAAGATCTGCGAGTTCGCGCCCGCGCTGGTGCCGGGCCTCTTGCAAACGGCCGGGTACGCACGGGCGGTGACGCTGGCGATGAACCGGTTCGCGACGGACGAGTACATCGAGGACAGAGTATCGGGCCGCCTGGAGCGCCAGCACATCCTCAAGGACGCTACACGGCCCGTGTATTGGGCCGTGCTCCACGAGAACGTGCTGCGCATCCCGGTCGGCGGCCCGGCCGTCATGGCGGAGCAGCTGGAGCGGGTGGCGGCGCTGACGCGGGAGCGGACGGTGCTGGTGCAGGTGCTGCCGTACGCGGCTGGGGCGTACGCCCTGATGACCGGTTCGCTGAAGCTCATGGAGTTTGAGGACGCCCCACCAACGGCCTATACAGAAGCCGTGTATTCGGGGAATCTGCTGGACGATCCGGCTGTGGTGAAGCACGCGTACGCGGCATACGATCTGCTCAGGGCCGCCGCGCTGTCGCCGGAGGCGTCCCTAGCCCTGATCGAGTCGGCGGCGGAGGACTTCAGACGATGCGCGAGTACGACCTGAGCAACGCGAGCTGGCGCAAGAGCAGCTACAGCGACGGCAACGGCGGCGACTGCGTCGAGGTCGCGTACGACTTCCCAGGCGCCGCCCGCTGGCGCAAGAGCACCTACAGCGGTGGCGCTGGCGGGGAGGACTGCGTCGAGGTCGCCGACGGCATACCCGGCGTCGTCCCCGTCCGAGACTCCAAACTCGCCTCGGACAGCCCCGTACTCCTCATCCCCGCCCACGCCTGGCGCGGGTTCCTCACGTCTCTGCGGTGACCCGCGGAGACGTCTGCTGACGCTCGGCCTCTGCCCACAGCTCGGTGAACTGGGTGACGTGGTCCTCGATATGGTCCGGATCGGTGCTCAGCAGCGTGCTGTCCGGGTTGTTCTCCTGGTCCGGCTTGGTCTCGTGGCAGAGTTCGCCGTCGAAGACGATGAAGTCGCTCACCCTGGGGCTCGACTCCATCAGCGACCGCACCGCGATACGCGCGTCGATACCCCGCCTGCGCTGGTTGTCGCACAGTGCTCTGAGTTCCGGCGTGACCTCGTCCTCGGTGCGCACGATGAACAGGCGCCGGATCTCCACGCCCCGCCGCTTGATCGCCTTCTCCTGCGCGGCGAGGTACCGGTCGGCGGGCCCGCTGCTCCAGAACTCCCGGTCCACCGAGGTGCTGGTGGCGTCGAGGGTCATCTTGACGCAGTCGGTGATGTCGATCAGCCACTCGTGGTTCTCGCCGGGGCAGTCCGCGCTGCCGCTGCCGAGGCCTTCCATCATCTTGGCGAGGCGGCCCAGCTCCTTCTCGGCGAAGGCCTGCACGATGTCGCCGCCCTGTTCACGGACCTTGGTGTAGCCGAGGACCAGCCGGGTCACCTCGTCGGAGCGCAGCACCGAACCGTCCACCTGGCTGAACAGCGTCGTCGCGGCGAGGATCTCGTTGAAGCGCGTGTCGACCTTCTCGAACCGCTCCCCGAAGTCGATCAGGAACTGCACGATCAGCGCCGCACTGCCGATGACGATGGACGCCACCCACTGCCAGATGTTCCCGTCGTCCTGGTCCAGGATGCTGGTCAGCAGGAAGGCCCCGCCCGCCGCGCCGGCGGTGATCACGATCCGCCAGAACATCTTGGGCATGCGTGGCTCCGGACGCGGCGCCCCTTGCCCGTTGCCACCTGCTCCTAACGATGACGCTCCGCTCATTTCTCTTCCCCCGTCGGGTAATTGGTCCCGGGCCCGTCCCTCAACTCGTGCTGAGCGCCTGGTGCGGCATCGCCACGGCCTGGAGGGCCAGTCGATCTCTGATGCGCCGGCTCAGGTTCTCCCACTGTCGGGAGAACCCCGGTTTCTCTTCCAGTACGTCCCACAGGTGGGCCAGCGCGGGGTCCACATGTGCGCGCGGCATCCACAGATG containing:
- a CDS encoding DUF6879 family protein, which translates into the protein MPKMFWRIVITAGAAGGAFLLTSILDQDDGNIWQWVASIVIGSAALIVQFLIDFGERFEKVDTRFNEILAATTLFSQVDGSVLRSDEVTRLVLGYTKVREQGGDIVQAFAEKELGRLAKMMEGLGSGSADCPGENHEWLIDITDCVKMTLDATSTSVDREFWSSGPADRYLAAQEKAIKRRGVEIRRLFIVRTEDEVTPELRALCDNQRRRGIDARIAVRSLMESSPRVSDFIVFDGELCHETKPDQENNPDSTLLSTDPDHIEDHVTQFTELWAEAERQQTSPRVTAET